One genomic region from Buchnera aphidicola (Melanaphis sacchari) encodes:
- the cysN gene encoding sulfate adenylyltransferase subunit CysN, which yields MSDIKKINSYNSFKTWLILNEKKILLKFLTCGSVDDGKSTLIGRLLHDTKQIYEDQLFSLKNDSRRHGTQGQEIDLALIVDGLQSEREQGITIDVAYRYLSTDKRKFIIVDTPGHQQYTRNMVTGASTCDLSILLVDAEKGLSEQTYRHAFISALLGIKYLIVAVNKMDLVKYKEKIFFEIQKKFLLFSKKINKNLKFFFIPISALTGENIVFKSKNMLWYQGSTLLNFLETVEIDDLSNSEKIRFLVQYINRPNSNFRGYSGILVSGKMYVGQKIKILPENIFSYISRILIFDKDVKKADSGESITIVLKDEIDISRGDFFVNTDSKLKPVQEAIVDIVWMDNNPLKIGQSYKVKISGKKTRIYVKEILFKIDVNTLVKEETNILMLNNIGRIKILFTEPMIFDDYIKNKVTGNLIFIDFLQNTTVAAGMIKKSVKNKESNVYNTKKDFESDLYNLIVKYFPHWNIKR from the coding sequence TAAAAAAATTAATTCGTATAACAGTTTTAAAACTTGGTTAATTTTAAACGAAAAGAAAATTTTATTAAAATTTTTAACATGTGGTAGTGTAGATGATGGAAAAAGTACTTTAATTGGTCGTTTATTGCATGATACAAAACAGATTTATGAAGATCAGTTATTCTCTTTAAAGAATGATAGCAGACGTCATGGAACGCAAGGACAAGAGATAGATTTAGCACTTATAGTAGACGGACTTCAATCAGAAAGAGAGCAAGGTATTACAATTGATGTAGCATATCGTTATTTGTCTACTGATAAAAGAAAATTCATTATTGTAGACACGCCCGGTCATCAACAATATACACGCAATATGGTAACAGGAGCATCTACATGTGATCTTTCTATTTTATTAGTAGATGCAGAAAAGGGTTTGTCTGAACAAACTTATAGACATGCTTTTATTTCTGCATTGTTAGGAATTAAATATTTAATTGTTGCTGTAAATAAAATGGATTTAGTAAAATATAAAGAAAAAATATTTTTTGAAATACAGAAAAAATTTCTTCTTTTTTCAAAAAAAATTAATAAAAATTTAAAATTTTTTTTTATTCCTATATCTGCATTAACTGGAGAAAATATTGTTTTTAAAAGTAAAAATATGCTTTGGTACCAAGGTTCAACACTATTAAATTTTTTAGAAACGGTAGAAATTGATGATTTATCTAATTCTGAAAAAATTAGATTTTTAGTGCAGTATATCAATCGACCTAATTCAAATTTTCGAGGATATTCAGGTATTTTAGTATCTGGAAAAATGTACGTAGGGCAAAAAATTAAAATATTACCTGAAAATATTTTTTCATATATTTCTCGTATTTTAATATTTGATAAAGATGTAAAAAAAGCAGATTCTGGAGAATCTATTACAATTGTTTTAAAAGATGAAATTGATATTTCACGCGGAGATTTTTTTGTAAATACTGATTCCAAATTAAAACCTGTTCAAGAAGCTATTGTTGATATTGTTTGGATGGATAATAATCCTTTAAAAATAGGACAATCGTACAAAGTTAAAATATCAGGGAAAAAAACTCGTATTTATGTTAAAGAAATTTTATTTAAAATAGATGTCAATACGTTAGTTAAGGAAGAAACTAATATTCTTATGTTGAATAATATTGGAAGAATAAAAATTTTATTTACTGAACCAATGATTTTTGATGATTATATTAAAAATAAAGTAACAGGTAATTTAATTTTTATTGATTTCCTACAAAATACTACTGTAGCCGCTGGAATGATCAAAAAGTCTGTAAAAAATAAAGAAAGCAATGTTTATAATACAAAAAAAGATTTTGAATCAGATTTATATAATTTAATTGTAAAATATTTCCCACATTGGAATATAAAAAGATAG